A region of Polyangiaceae bacterium DNA encodes the following proteins:
- a CDS encoding ABC transporter ATP-binding protein translates to MRTAHPTRALPTTASGSPLLVVKDLAVSYGGIKALKGISLEVRRGEIVAMIGANGAGKTTTLKTIVRLLPIAKGKVSYDGKDLGSVPAEEVVGRGISLVPEGRAIFPNLTVKENLELGAWNHKKREAMDETIEDVVKLFPRLGERMQQEGGTLSGGEQQMLAIGRALMARPAMLLLDEPSLGIAPRLVADIFAAIARIAQAGTTILLVEQNTRLALEYTTRAYVLRTGEIAMSGASKDLAANEEVRAAYLGG, encoded by the coding sequence GTGAGAACTGCGCATCCGACGCGTGCACTTCCGACGACGGCGAGCGGATCGCCGCTGCTCGTCGTGAAGGATCTGGCCGTTTCGTATGGTGGCATCAAAGCGCTGAAGGGGATCAGCCTCGAGGTTCGTCGCGGTGAAATCGTGGCGATGATCGGCGCCAATGGAGCTGGCAAGACGACGACGCTGAAGACGATCGTGAGGCTCTTGCCCATCGCTAAAGGCAAAGTCAGTTACGACGGCAAGGACCTCGGGTCCGTACCTGCGGAAGAAGTCGTTGGTCGCGGCATCTCGCTCGTGCCGGAAGGGCGAGCGATTTTTCCGAACTTGACGGTCAAGGAAAACCTCGAGCTTGGCGCATGGAATCACAAGAAGCGCGAAGCGATGGACGAGACGATCGAGGACGTGGTGAAGCTGTTTCCGCGTCTGGGCGAGCGCATGCAGCAAGAGGGCGGGACGTTGTCCGGCGGCGAGCAGCAGATGTTGGCCATTGGTCGAGCGCTCATGGCGCGGCCGGCGATGTTGCTTCTCGACGAACCATCGCTCGGCATCGCTCCGCGTCTCGTTGCCGACATTTTCGCGGCAATTGCGCGAATTGCCCAAGCAGGTACGACCATCTTGCTGGTCGAACAAAACACGCGTCTTGCGCTCGAGTACACAACGAGGGCGTACGTGCTGCGAACGGGCGAGATCGCGATGAGTGGTGCATCGAAAGATCTCGCGGCCAACGAAGAGGTTCGTGCCGCGTATCTTGGCGGCTGA
- a CDS encoding ABC transporter ATP-binding protein: MKALDLQGVTKKFGGLRAVGGVSFSVPDRSIFGLIGPNGAGKTTVFNLVTGVYKPDVGSIRFHGEELSTLGPAEIARRGVARTFQNIRLFGQLTVLENVLVACENQRKSGLLSALLRSPAFYRDEEEMTRRAIELLSIFELDKLVDETSTSLSYGNQRRLEIARAMMLEPKILLLDEPAAGMNYGEAEGLKKQIRWLRDKFDLTVILVEHNMQVVMGVCEEIHVLDHGETIAHGTPEEVRKNPKVLAAYLGEVVDEEARSSASRREGAS; encoded by the coding sequence GTGAAGGCTCTCGATCTCCAGGGCGTAACGAAGAAGTTTGGGGGACTCCGCGCTGTCGGTGGCGTTTCGTTTTCGGTTCCGGACCGTTCGATCTTCGGCCTCATTGGTCCCAATGGAGCGGGGAAAACGACGGTCTTCAACCTCGTCACGGGTGTCTACAAACCGGATGTGGGTTCCATTCGTTTTCATGGCGAAGAGCTATCGACACTCGGTCCCGCAGAGATTGCTCGGCGCGGCGTTGCGCGCACGTTTCAAAACATCCGTCTCTTTGGACAACTCACGGTGCTCGAAAACGTGCTCGTAGCGTGTGAGAACCAGCGCAAGTCGGGGCTCTTGTCAGCGCTGCTCAGATCACCTGCGTTTTACCGCGACGAAGAAGAAATGACTCGGCGCGCGATCGAGCTGTTGTCGATCTTCGAGCTCGACAAGTTGGTGGACGAAACGTCCACGTCGCTCTCGTACGGCAACCAGCGTCGTCTCGAAATTGCGCGAGCGATGATGCTCGAACCCAAGATCCTGCTGCTCGACGAACCTGCTGCGGGCATGAACTACGGCGAGGCCGAAGGGCTGAAGAAACAGATCAGGTGGCTGCGCGACAAGTTCGATCTGACGGTGATTTTGGTCGAGCACAACATGCAGGTCGTGATGGGCGTGTGCGAAGAGATCCACGTGCTCGATCACGGTGAAACGATTGCGCATGGGACGCCGGAAGAGGTCCGGAAAAACCCCAAGGTGCTCGCTGCGTACCTTGGCGAGGTCGTCGACGAGGAAGCGCGCAGCAGCGCTTCTCGCAGGGAGGGCGCGTCGTGA
- a CDS encoding branched-chain amino acid ABC transporter permease, with the protein MRRILVPLALVGAVVGLEFSFEWLIADAAWRQLALFAMVNVIVALSLNVINGMAGQFSIGHAGFVGIGAYTAAIVAGHVHKALGTEDILFSNSFIVMPLALLAAGCVAAVFGFVVGLPSLRLRGDYLAIVTLGFAEIFRLVIATAQTGGTVEGPIARFLAYLGGQNGYAGPDKNGIPQYAGPFWIFGAVVLCVIVAWRLKFSGWGRALRALREDEIATASVGVDPTRYKVTSFVIAATGAGIAGGLLASMRDGNPTVQPDQFTFAYSFDAITMVILGGSGSVSGAIFGGVFVTFTVKMIEQLQGMDSVQALRATYPSLDLNALRMVIYASVLIGLMILRPEGLFGERELVRRKQAVRPSPMPPELKKSAEEAEK; encoded by the coding sequence CTGCGCCGGATCCTCGTTCCATTGGCGCTCGTTGGCGCCGTGGTTGGACTCGAGTTTTCGTTCGAGTGGCTCATTGCCGACGCTGCATGGCGGCAGCTCGCGCTCTTCGCGATGGTCAACGTGATCGTCGCGTTGTCGCTCAACGTCATCAACGGCATGGCGGGACAGTTCTCGATCGGGCACGCCGGGTTTGTCGGCATCGGTGCGTACACCGCGGCGATCGTCGCAGGACACGTCCACAAAGCCCTTGGCACCGAAGACATCCTGTTCTCGAACTCGTTCATCGTGATGCCGCTCGCGCTGCTCGCGGCCGGTTGCGTCGCTGCTGTGTTCGGGTTTGTCGTGGGACTACCCAGCTTGCGGCTCCGGGGCGACTACCTTGCGATCGTCACGCTCGGGTTTGCCGAAATCTTCAGGCTCGTCATCGCCACGGCGCAAACTGGAGGCACGGTCGAAGGTCCCATCGCTCGATTTCTTGCCTATCTCGGCGGGCAAAACGGCTACGCAGGTCCAGACAAGAACGGAATTCCGCAATACGCAGGTCCGTTTTGGATCTTCGGCGCAGTCGTGCTGTGCGTGATCGTCGCGTGGCGTTTGAAGTTTTCAGGCTGGGGAAGAGCGCTTCGAGCGCTCCGCGAAGACGAGATCGCAACGGCGAGCGTCGGTGTCGACCCGACGCGTTACAAGGTGACGTCGTTCGTCATCGCAGCGACGGGTGCCGGAATTGCGGGAGGGCTTCTCGCATCGATGCGCGACGGCAATCCCACCGTGCAGCCGGATCAGTTCACGTTCGCGTATTCGTTCGATGCGATCACGATGGTGATCCTCGGTGGGTCGGGAAGTGTCTCCGGAGCGATCTTCGGTGGGGTCTTCGTCACGTTCACCGTGAAGATGATCGAGCAGCTTCAGGGCATGGATAGCGTGCAAGCGCTTCGTGCGACGTACCCGTCGCTGGATCTCAATGCGCTGCGCATGGTCATTTATGCATCGGTCCTGATCGGCCTCATGATCCTGCGCCCCGAAGGCTTGTTCGGCGAACGCGAGCTCGTGCGGCGCAAGCAGGCAGTGCGCCCTTCACCCATGCCGCCCGAACTGAAAAAGTCCGCGGAAGAGGCAGAGAAGTGA
- a CDS encoding glycosyltransferase, whose product MPPDVLVRPRVAPKRSSGKTRVAHIVLSLQPGGLERVVLQLVERMDRSRFDPIVVALEERGALANELDRLGVPMHVFARKRGFDVQVLSDLVNLFEEQRIALVHTHNPSPHVYGSFAASIVRNRGLLRPSVIHTKHGRNHPDDGRRVMVNRVAAAFSDRVVAVSEDARTVAIEVERIEPHRLVVIRNGVDTTKVCPGDGALARRTLGVADDAFHVGCVARLSFEKDHATLLEAFSILRSRVPRAHLTLVGDGALRRELEESAERLGARDAVTFVGFTDDVVSLLPSFDVFALASRTEGTSLTLLEAASAGLPIVATRVGGNAEIVVDGESGLLVPVGEPRAFAEALEALAMRADRRQMGARGRADVVARYELGKMVAAYDTLYTEVLRSA is encoded by the coding sequence GTGCCGCCGGACGTGCTGGTGCGTCCTCGCGTTGCTCCCAAGAGATCGTCCGGAAAAACGCGCGTGGCGCACATCGTGTTGTCGCTCCAGCCAGGAGGCCTCGAACGCGTGGTGCTTCAGCTCGTCGAGCGGATGGATCGATCGCGCTTCGATCCGATCGTCGTGGCACTGGAAGAACGGGGCGCGCTCGCGAACGAGCTCGATCGCCTGGGCGTGCCGATGCATGTGTTTGCTCGCAAGCGTGGCTTCGACGTGCAGGTCTTGTCGGATCTCGTCAACTTGTTCGAGGAGCAACGAATTGCGCTCGTACACACGCACAATCCGAGCCCGCACGTGTACGGATCGTTTGCCGCATCGATCGTCCGTAACCGCGGACTGCTACGTCCGAGCGTCATCCACACGAAGCACGGGCGCAACCATCCGGACGATGGCCGTCGCGTGATGGTGAATCGCGTTGCGGCTGCGTTTTCCGATCGCGTCGTCGCCGTGAGTGAGGACGCGCGAACGGTGGCGATCGAAGTCGAACGGATCGAACCTCATCGGTTGGTCGTGATTCGCAATGGTGTCGACACGACGAAGGTTTGTCCGGGCGATGGAGCTTTGGCGCGTCGAACGCTCGGCGTCGCGGACGATGCGTTTCACGTTGGATGCGTGGCCCGACTGTCTTTCGAAAAGGATCACGCGACGCTTCTGGAAGCGTTCTCGATCCTGCGGTCGCGTGTTCCACGCGCGCACTTGACGCTGGTGGGTGACGGAGCGTTGCGGCGCGAGCTCGAAGAATCGGCCGAGCGGCTTGGAGCACGTGATGCCGTGACGTTCGTGGGCTTCACGGACGATGTGGTGTCGCTCTTGCCGTCATTCGATGTTTTCGCGTTGGCATCGCGGACGGAGGGTACGAGCTTGACGCTGCTCGAGGCTGCGTCTGCTGGGTTGCCCATCGTGGCGACACGGGTTGGGGGCAACGCGGAGATCGTCGTGGATGGCGAAAGTGGGCTTTTGGTGCCGGTAGGAGAGCCACGAGCGTTTGCGGAAGCGCTGGAAGCGCTGGCGATGCGCGCTGATCGTCGGCAGATGGGCGCGCGGGGTCGCGCCGACGTCGTGGCGCGTTACGAGCTTGGCAAGATGGTGGCCGCATACGATACGCTCTACACCGAAGTTTTGCGGTCCGCGTGA
- a CDS encoding DMT family transporter: MEFASGRGRAIMFVALASTAFAVSSPIARYARPAHPLFVAFGRVALASIVLFALDAAGVIRHARAIPLATRLRIVVCGALLGAHFALFQAGLDATSLPAAVSLVSLEPVGVVIAAFIFFREVPTKREQMGVVLATMGAAVIAFAAGTGEHKLVGDLLVLGSVALFGFYVAAARAIRHALPPQHAGAMIYAIAALVILLVLPYAGAFTNVPELPWRSFVAIAAIAFIPTLIGHTSVQAAARTLPPAIVSLVSPGETLGGLLIAGAFMHEVPKPQELIGAGMILSGVLVAIFGPAPKS, from the coding sequence ATGGAGTTTGCCTCGGGACGTGGTCGAGCGATAATGTTCGTGGCTTTGGCGAGTACGGCATTTGCCGTGAGCTCGCCGATTGCACGATATGCGCGTCCGGCGCATCCGCTCTTCGTTGCATTTGGTCGCGTGGCGCTCGCATCGATCGTCTTGTTTGCGCTGGACGCCGCCGGCGTCATTCGTCATGCGCGAGCCATCCCTCTGGCGACGCGTTTGCGCATCGTCGTATGTGGCGCGCTTCTCGGAGCGCATTTCGCATTGTTTCAGGCGGGTCTCGATGCGACGTCGCTTCCGGCGGCCGTTTCGCTGGTATCGCTGGAACCGGTCGGCGTGGTCATTGCGGCTTTCATTTTTTTTCGTGAAGTGCCGACGAAGCGCGAGCAAATGGGCGTCGTGCTTGCCACGATGGGCGCGGCGGTCATTGCATTTGCGGCGGGCACGGGTGAACACAAGCTCGTGGGTGATTTGCTCGTGCTCGGGTCGGTCGCATTGTTCGGGTTTTACGTGGCCGCAGCTCGAGCCATTCGTCATGCATTGCCACCGCAGCATGCCGGGGCGATGATTTACGCCATCGCGGCGCTCGTCATTTTATTGGTTTTGCCGTATGCCGGTGCATTTACGAACGTGCCGGAATTACCATGGCGATCATTCGTCGCCATTGCCGCCATTGCGTTCATTCCGACGCTCATAGGGCACACGTCGGTGCAAGCGGCAGCGCGTACGCTTCCGCCGGCTATCGTATCGCTTGTTTCACCGGGAGAAACGCTCGGCGGTTTGTTGATAGCGGGCGCATTCATGCACGAAGTCCCGAAGCCTCAGGAATTGATTGGCGCTGGCATGATTCTGAGCGGCGTGCTCGTGGCGATATTCGGGCCTGCGCCGAAGTCATGA
- a CDS encoding asparaginase → MRLLLIHTGGTLMMRGEHPTPLAPDVYTRDLVAELPVLRKLAEIETRILYNLDSADFQPHHWIELARVIHGSLERYDGFVIVHGTDTMAYTASALAFLLPGLDRPVILTGAQKPLVDVRTDARTNLVDACHLATMKVPEVGIAFHSELLRGCRATKLDAWGMKAFGSPACAPLAVLGLGANIAAHVLAPRAASALDERIETNVLVIRAFPGLDPRLLDATLSVGLRGLVIEAFGAGNVPRLENSLIPVIEKAHALDVPVVIVSQSPRGAVDLSRYQGGVAAARAGAIGAGDMTSEAALTKLMIALGRCAETNGDRAASVRDAFAVSWAGEMSV, encoded by the coding sequence GTGCGGCTGCTCCTCATTCACACCGGCGGAACGCTCATGATGCGCGGCGAGCATCCAACGCCGCTCGCGCCCGACGTGTACACGCGAGATCTCGTCGCCGAGCTTCCCGTCTTGCGCAAGCTCGCAGAGATCGAAACGCGCATCCTGTACAACTTGGATTCGGCTGATTTTCAGCCTCATCACTGGATCGAGCTTGCACGCGTGATCCATGGATCGCTCGAGCGTTACGACGGGTTCGTCATCGTGCACGGCACCGACACGATGGCGTACACGGCCAGCGCGCTCGCGTTTTTGCTTCCGGGGCTCGATCGTCCCGTGATCCTCACAGGCGCGCAAAAGCCGCTCGTGGACGTGCGTACGGATGCTCGGACAAACCTCGTCGATGCATGTCATCTCGCCACGATGAAGGTCCCCGAAGTGGGCATCGCGTTTCACTCGGAGCTCTTGCGCGGATGTCGAGCGACGAAGCTCGATGCATGGGGCATGAAGGCATTTGGCTCGCCGGCGTGTGCGCCGCTTGCGGTGCTCGGGCTTGGAGCGAACATCGCGGCGCACGTGCTTGCTCCGCGCGCGGCGTCGGCGCTCGATGAACGCATCGAAACGAACGTGCTGGTGATTCGAGCGTTTCCGGGGCTCGATCCGCGCCTTTTGGATGCGACGTTGTCCGTAGGGTTGCGGGGGCTCGTGATCGAAGCGTTTGGCGCGGGAAACGTTCCGCGCCTCGAGAACTCGCTCATTCCGGTCATCGAAAAAGCGCACGCGCTCGACGTACCGGTCGTGATCGTGAGCCAGTCGCCGCGAGGAGCGGTGGACTTGAGTCGATATCAGGGCGGCGTTGCTGCAGCACGCGCGGGGGCCATTGGAGCGGGCGACATGACGTCGGAAGCGGCCTTGACGAAACTCATGATTGCTTTGGGCCGGTGTGCCGAGACAAACGGCGACCGAGCAGCGTCCGTGCGCGATGCATTTGCCGTTTCGTGGGCGGGTGAGATGAGCGTTTGA
- a CDS encoding AgmX/PglI C-terminal domain-containing protein, with protein MERKNNSENQPFANASAVLFGQTTPSFDLRSAFGKPETASNEVPANAPEGSYTYALVQSGPAVPADEIEQSQEAIEIMILWGTSILHVAHLSPPRSFHVGEENADFVLPENAIGAKRLPVVLVGEDKVARVVVSASAHGSIENDGKSSDIDATNAEPCAALAGAAQIAVGLGAKVKLDLGGVTIHVSRVKAGKKVKGGIVLDKKGLPWHGLSFALHAGLLAAAAFFLPPMGADEENSIEGDKLAFMQQALNVTAEREQDKKESPEVIENQDKNAGGTEGTRSIGSEGKMGSTTSRNSSGKFAIFGPKDNTDPQVARAAALSDAQTFGMIGLVATLSGGDPNAVTAPWGGDISMGSDARSALGNMWGASLDEAAGAGGLGLSGLEQGGGGKGEGIGLNRIGTIGTDLSNQGGFSRGITRNSHQTKPPRVRPEGATTVGRLPAEVVQRIVRQNFGRYRFCYEQGLRQNPNLQGRVAVRFVIGRDGGVSQVQNGGSDMPDANVVSCVVRSFYGLSFPAPEHGIVTVNYPIMFQPGG; from the coding sequence ATGGAACGCAAGAACAATTCCGAGAACCAACCGTTCGCCAATGCCTCTGCCGTTCTTTTCGGACAAACCACGCCGTCTTTCGATCTGCGTAGCGCATTCGGAAAGCCCGAGACCGCATCGAATGAAGTTCCCGCCAATGCTCCGGAAGGCTCGTACACCTACGCGCTCGTGCAAAGCGGCCCGGCCGTCCCGGCGGACGAAATCGAGCAATCACAAGAGGCGATCGAAATCATGATTCTGTGGGGCACGTCCATTCTGCACGTCGCCCACTTGTCGCCTCCGCGGTCGTTTCATGTCGGCGAGGAAAATGCGGACTTCGTGCTGCCCGAAAATGCAATCGGCGCAAAACGGTTGCCCGTCGTGCTCGTGGGTGAAGACAAGGTCGCGCGCGTCGTCGTTTCGGCTTCGGCTCATGGCTCGATCGAAAACGACGGGAAATCGTCGGACATCGATGCCACGAACGCGGAGCCTTGCGCCGCGCTTGCCGGAGCTGCGCAAATTGCCGTCGGCCTGGGCGCAAAAGTGAAACTCGACCTCGGTGGCGTGACCATTCACGTCTCGCGGGTAAAAGCAGGCAAGAAGGTCAAGGGCGGAATCGTTTTGGACAAAAAGGGTTTGCCCTGGCATGGTTTGTCGTTCGCCCTGCACGCCGGTTTGCTCGCGGCAGCAGCGTTTTTCCTCCCGCCCATGGGCGCGGACGAAGAAAATTCAATTGAAGGCGACAAGCTTGCATTCATGCAGCAAGCGCTGAACGTGACGGCCGAACGTGAGCAAGACAAAAAGGAATCGCCCGAGGTCATCGAAAACCAAGACAAGAATGCGGGCGGAACCGAAGGTACGCGGTCGATTGGAAGCGAAGGCAAAATGGGGAGCACCACGAGCCGAAATAGCTCGGGCAAGTTCGCAATCTTCGGGCCGAAGGACAATACCGATCCGCAGGTTGCCCGGGCCGCCGCGCTCTCTGATGCGCAAACGTTCGGCATGATTGGCCTCGTCGCCACGCTATCCGGCGGTGATCCCAATGCCGTCACCGCACCGTGGGGCGGCGACATTTCAATGGGCAGCGACGCGCGCAGCGCCCTTGGAAACATGTGGGGCGCGTCGCTCGACGAGGCTGCTGGCGCCGGCGGACTTGGTTTGTCCGGGCTCGAACAAGGTGGCGGAGGCAAAGGCGAAGGCATTGGACTGAACCGCATCGGAACGATTGGCACGGACCTCAGCAATCAAGGAGGCTTCAGCCGAGGAATCACGCGGAACAGCCACCAAACGAAACCTCCGCGCGTGCGGCCCGAAGGCGCCACGACGGTCGGTCGATTGCCTGCCGAAGTCGTTCAGCGCATCGTGCGGCAGAATTTCGGTCGATATCGATTCTGCTACGAGCAGGGTTTGCGGCAGAATCCGAATTTGCAAGGCCGCGTGGCCGTGCGGTTCGTCATCGGCCGGGACGGCGGCGTATCGCAAGTTCAAAATGGCGGATCGGACATGCCCGACGCGAACGTGGTCTCGTGCGTCGTGCGGTCGTTCTACGGCCTCAGCTTCCCGGCGCCCGAACATGGCATCGTGACGGTCAATTACCCGATCATGTTCCAACCCGGTGGTTGA
- a CDS encoding carbon starvation protein A, translating to MLPLLALTIIAVLTLGYFSYGRVIARNYALDDSVDTPAVRRADGNDFVPTKPFYLLGQHFSAIAAAGPIAGPILAAQMFGWMPCVLWIGLGVVFIGAVHDFSALVASVRHDGESIAEVVRRQLGRRAWLLILSFIWLALIYVIVAFADITASTFVGKTEEFEGGTFTFNPGGAVAAASVMYLGLSVLMGIIDKRWQPPLWLTTIIFVPATLGVVWLGTKVSTSFVLGVDNPQRAWGLGILVYCFIASLLPMWLLLQPRGYLGGFVLYLALGVGTIGLFFGGLRYPGEFDIRMPAFKTFDAGGPFGALFPFLFVTIACGACSGFHGLVCSGTTSKQISKESHTHAVGYGAMLLEAFVAIIALTTVITLAPSGPLPGPGKIYGDGVGRYMTVIVGKEHYLFAATFGAMAFSTFVFDTLDVSTRLGRYVLQELFNARKAPWVGPAATALTLVPPAYFIATATPPGPGVRPAYMNFWTLFGTSNQLLASLTLLAITVWLYREKRRIWYTAIPTVFVMVVTVWALVAQIRHAFGSLKDGGFVLNTATMNGVVGIALVGLAVALLVEAARVILKRGAAVAGQPS from the coding sequence GTGCTTCCCCTGCTCGCACTCACGATCATTGCGGTTCTCACCCTCGGTTACTTCTCGTACGGGCGAGTCATCGCGAGGAACTACGCGCTCGACGATTCGGTCGACACGCCTGCGGTGCGTCGCGCAGACGGCAATGACTTCGTTCCAACGAAGCCTTTTTACCTGCTTGGGCAACACTTCAGCGCGATCGCGGCGGCCGGTCCCATCGCTGGGCCGATCCTTGCAGCTCAAATGTTCGGCTGGATGCCCTGCGTCCTTTGGATCGGCCTCGGCGTCGTTTTCATCGGCGCGGTGCACGACTTTTCTGCGCTCGTCGCGAGCGTTCGTCACGATGGAGAGAGCATTGCGGAAGTGGTCAGGCGGCAGCTTGGAAGGCGCGCGTGGCTGCTCATCCTGTCGTTCATTTGGCTCGCGCTCATCTACGTGATCGTGGCGTTTGCCGACATCACGGCGAGCACGTTCGTGGGCAAGACGGAAGAGTTCGAGGGCGGGACGTTTACGTTCAACCCGGGTGGTGCCGTGGCTGCAGCGAGCGTCATGTACCTGGGTTTGTCCGTGCTGATGGGCATCATCGACAAGCGATGGCAGCCGCCTCTTTGGCTCACGACGATCATTTTTGTCCCTGCAACGCTGGGCGTCGTGTGGCTTGGGACGAAGGTGTCGACATCGTTCGTGCTTGGCGTGGACAATCCGCAGAGAGCGTGGGGTCTCGGGATCCTTGTGTACTGCTTCATCGCGTCGCTTCTGCCGATGTGGCTCTTGCTCCAACCTCGAGGGTACCTGGGCGGGTTTGTCTTGTACCTAGCGCTCGGTGTCGGGACGATTGGTCTATTTTTTGGTGGGCTTCGTTATCCGGGTGAATTCGACATACGGATGCCGGCGTTCAAAACATTCGATGCAGGCGGTCCATTTGGAGCGCTCTTTCCGTTTCTCTTCGTGACCATTGCATGTGGCGCGTGTTCGGGTTTTCACGGGCTCGTTTGTTCGGGCACGACATCCAAACAAATATCCAAAGAATCGCACACGCATGCGGTGGGATATGGCGCCATGCTCCTCGAGGCATTCGTTGCGATCATTGCACTAACGACGGTCATTACGCTGGCACCGAGCGGTCCATTGCCGGGACCGGGCAAGATATATGGTGACGGCGTGGGGCGGTACATGACGGTCATCGTAGGCAAAGAGCATTATTTGTTTGCGGCGACTTTTGGAGCAATGGCGTTTTCGACGTTCGTTTTCGATACGCTGGACGTATCGACGCGGCTTGGTCGTTACGTGCTCCAGGAATTGTTCAATGCGCGGAAAGCTCCGTGGGTGGGTCCCGCGGCGACGGCATTGACGCTCGTGCCGCCGGCGTATTTCATTGCGACGGCGACGCCACCGGGGCCGGGCGTTCGTCCGGCATACATGAATTTTTGGACATTGTTTGGTACGAGCAATCAACTGCTCGCGTCGCTGACGCTCTTGGCGATTACGGTGTGGCTCTATCGAGAAAAGCGGCGCATTTGGTACACGGCGATTCCGACGGTATTCGTCATGGTCGTCACGGTGTGGGCCTTGGTTGCGCAGATTCGACATGCGTTCGGTTCGCTGAAGGACGGCGGATTCGTTCTGAACACGGCGACGATGAATGGCGTGGTTGGCATAGCGCTCGTGGGGCTGGCCGTGGCGCTGCTCGTGGAGGCGGCGCGGGTGATTTTGAAGCGAGGCGCTGCGGTCGCGGGGCAACCAAGCTGA
- a CDS encoding 2-dehydropantoate 2-reductase — translation MSRLMNGGISKSGGPRFLVVGCGGIGGLVAAHLFAHGHDVTVLTTNTQIASAINSNGIRIVGDDRVNSVRGKAETDLGPSTEAFDYILLATQPPQVEEAARGVLPFLAPHGAMVTFQNGLCEERIASIAGKDRTLGGVVAWGASMLEPGVYERTSPGGFVLGRMDGASDERLEPLALALGSIGETTISHNLAGARWSKLAINCAITSLGALGGERLGVLMRHRFIRRLALEVMTEVVLTSRALGVRLEKVSGTLDLDWIALTDDERRAVGSTGLFVKHAILIAVGTRFRKMRSSMLAAIERGRPPAVDFLNGEITRRGQASGVATPINSAIQTEVHAVAAKRTTPSLDLCRALYENTRHLAVAPISVPPPPAEADPAALDPEPFTPPPARHSARQSTSSSIELGG, via the coding sequence ATGAGTCGCCTCATGAATGGTGGCATTTCGAAAAGCGGCGGGCCGCGTTTTTTGGTCGTCGGTTGTGGCGGAATCGGAGGGCTCGTTGCTGCGCATCTTTTTGCGCATGGCCACGATGTGACCGTCTTGACGACGAATACACAAATCGCTTCGGCCATCAACTCGAATGGAATTCGCATCGTCGGTGATGACCGCGTGAATTCCGTCCGCGGAAAAGCCGAAACGGACCTCGGGCCGAGTACCGAAGCGTTCGATTACATTCTGCTCGCAACCCAACCGCCCCAGGTGGAAGAGGCTGCTCGAGGTGTGCTGCCATTTCTCGCGCCTCACGGGGCGATGGTGACATTTCAAAATGGGCTTTGCGAAGAACGCATTGCCAGCATTGCGGGGAAAGACAGGACCCTGGGCGGCGTCGTGGCGTGGGGTGCGTCGATGCTCGAGCCGGGCGTGTATGAACGAACGTCTCCGGGCGGTTTCGTGCTTGGTCGCATGGATGGCGCGTCGGACGAGCGTCTCGAGCCGCTCGCTTTGGCGCTCGGATCGATTGGTGAAACGACGATTTCACACAATTTGGCGGGGGCACGTTGGTCGAAATTGGCCATCAACTGCGCGATCACCTCGCTCGGTGCGCTCGGCGGCGAACGTCTCGGCGTGCTCATGCGTCATCGTTTCATTCGCCGCTTGGCGCTCGAAGTGATGACCGAAGTGGTCTTGACGTCGCGAGCTCTGGGCGTACGCCTCGAAAAAGTATCCGGCACGCTCGACCTCGATTGGATTGCGCTGACCGACGACGAACGACGCGCGGTCGGTTCCACGGGACTTTTCGTCAAGCACGCCATTTTGATCGCCGTGGGCACGCGTTTCCGCAAAATGCGCTCGTCCATGCTCGCTGCCATCGAACGCGGCAGGCCCCCGGCCGTCGATTTCTTGAACGGAGAAATCACTCGCCGAGGCCAAGCGAGTGGCGTTGCCACACCCATCAATTCGGCAATTCAAACGGAAGTGCACGCGGTCGCCGCAAAACGCACAACGCCTTCCCTGGACCTCTGTCGGGCCCTCTACGAAAACACGCGACATCTCGCGGTTGCCCCGATCTCCGTCCCTCCGCCGCCTGCCGAAGCGGATCCAGCGGCGCTCGATCCAGAACCGTTCACGCCGCCGCCCGCGCGTCATTCGGCGCGGCAATCGACATCGTCATCCATCGAGCTTGGTGGTTGA
- a CDS encoding divalent-cation tolerance protein CutA, producing the protein MRIVFVTCPPDQAAPLLRQLVEESLVAGGNIIAPVRSIYRWKGQICDESETVLLMETSDEAAPAMMKRVRELHPYEVPKILTFEPKEGLADYLQWVEQETAKRI; encoded by the coding sequence ATGCGCATCGTATTCGTCACGTGCCCACCCGATCAAGCGGCGCCGCTCCTTCGCCAATTGGTCGAAGAATCACTCGTTGCAGGAGGAAACATCATCGCACCCGTTCGGTCGATTTATCGGTGGAAAGGCCAAATTTGCGATGAAAGCGAAACCGTGTTGCTCATGGAGACATCCGACGAGGCCGCCCCGGCGATGATGAAGCGCGTGCGTGAGCTGCATCCTTACGAAGTTCCAAAAATTTTGACATTCGAGCCGAAAGAGGGCCTTGCCGATTATTTGCAATGGGTCGAGCAAGAAACGGCGAAGCGAATTTGA